A single genomic interval of Bradyrhizobium sp. AZCC 1693 harbors:
- the hisI gene encoding phosphoribosyl-AMP cyclohydrolase, whose amino-acid sequence MSSKHDHDREEGLTFQPKFDASGLVTCVATDAATGDVLMVAHMNDEALRKTIASGEAWYFSRSRNALWRKGETSGQTQRVVEMRLDCDQDAVWIRVEQTGAACHTGRRSCFYRKIDAGKGGARLSFVDADKLFDPAKVYSKNT is encoded by the coding sequence GTGTCTTCAAAACATGACCATGATCGCGAAGAAGGGCTGACTTTCCAGCCCAAATTCGACGCGTCCGGGCTCGTGACCTGTGTGGCGACCGATGCCGCCACCGGCGACGTGCTGATGGTCGCACACATGAACGACGAGGCGCTGCGCAAGACGATCGCGAGCGGCGAGGCATGGTACTTCAGCCGGTCGCGCAATGCGTTGTGGCGAAAAGGTGAGACGTCGGGTCAGACCCAGCGCGTGGTCGAGATGCGCCTGGATTGCGATCAGGACGCGGTCTGGATCAGGGTGGAGCAGACCGGCGCCGCCTGTCACACTGGGCGGCGGTCGTGCTTCTACCGCAAGATCGACGCGGGCAAGGGTGGGGCGCGTTTGTCGTTCGTCGACGCGGACAAACTGTTCGATCCGGCGAAGGTTTATTCCAAGAACACGTGA
- a CDS encoding DUF2336 domain-containing protein, whose product MIVRQFISWIRTAPAGERAEATRALARAWLISDLSEDDRIAAEGALLMLLDDPSPLVRQAMAEVFSRSSDAPAAIVQALSLDQPSIALPVLEYSPLLIDADLVDIVATGNSEMQCAIARRINLPPSVSAAIAEVGSAAAALELIENAYAELAPFSWDRIVERHGHLAAIRESMLVLEGLPAATRVALVAKLTDTLAQFVVARNWLSADRAGRLASEARERSTVNIAARSRGEDMQGLVRHLRATGQLNAGLILRALLSGNLELFDSALAELADLPLARVTALLHDRGGASLQALLIRAGLPESTFAAFRVALEVSHETGYVDTIGGAARLRRRMVERVLTHCETDRKAAEPLLILLRRFATESAREEARMFCEELVADEAHVPPVRDLIAA is encoded by the coding sequence ATGATCGTTCGGCAGTTCATCAGTTGGATTCGTACCGCTCCGGCAGGCGAGCGGGCAGAGGCGACGCGGGCTTTGGCGCGGGCCTGGTTGATTTCAGATCTCAGCGAGGACGATCGCATCGCCGCCGAAGGCGCGCTGCTGATGCTGCTCGACGATCCGTCGCCGCTGGTCCGCCAGGCCATGGCGGAAGTATTTTCGCGCAGCTCGGACGCGCCGGCGGCCATTGTGCAGGCGCTCTCGCTCGACCAGCCCTCGATCGCGCTGCCGGTGCTCGAATATTCACCGCTCCTGATCGATGCCGATCTCGTCGACATCGTCGCGACCGGCAACAGCGAGATGCAGTGCGCCATCGCCCGCCGCATCAATCTGCCGCCCTCGGTCTCCGCCGCGATTGCCGAAGTCGGCTCGGCGGCCGCAGCGCTCGAACTGATCGAAAACGCCTATGCCGAGCTGGCGCCGTTTTCCTGGGACCGCATCGTCGAACGCCATGGCCATCTCGCCGCGATCCGGGAATCGATGCTGGTGCTGGAAGGCCTGCCCGCCGCCACCCGCGTGGCGCTGGTTGCCAAACTCACCGATACACTGGCGCAATTCGTCGTCGCGCGTAATTGGCTCAGCGCCGACCGGGCAGGGCGGTTGGCAAGCGAAGCGCGCGAGCGCTCGACCGTGAACATCGCGGCGCGCTCGCGCGGCGAGGATATGCAGGGCCTGGTGCGGCACCTGCGTGCGACCGGGCAATTGAACGCCGGCCTGATCCTGCGTGCGCTGTTGTCGGGCAATCTCGAACTGTTCGATTCCGCGCTGGCTGAATTGGCCGATCTGCCGCTGGCCCGCGTCACGGCGCTGCTGCACGACCGCGGCGGCGCCAGCCTGCAGGCGCTCCTGATCCGCGCGGGCCTTCCCGAATCGACCTTCGCGGCGTTTCGCGTGGCGCTCGAGGTCAGCCATGAAACCGGCTATGTCGATACGATCGGCGGCGCGGCGAGACTGCGCCGCCGCATGGTCGAGCGCGTGCTGACCCATTGCGAGACCGATCGCAAGGCCGCCGAGCCGCTATTGATCCTGCTGCGGCGCTTTGCAACCGAATCCGCGCGCGAAGAAGCCCGCATGTTCTGCGAGGAACTGGTCGCCGACGAAGCGCACGTGCCGCCCGTGCGCGATCTGATCGCGGCGTAA
- a CDS encoding Hpt domain-containing protein produces the protein MTKQKPGTIQVKSFGDHHVITQPNPLRKVLLRVPESDLDDPVGRAEKALAGLSGEFKNWMTIEADRLSAAHAVVLRNGFTVDNREELFRAAHDIKGDAATFGFPSAGAAAESLCRIIEHAPDLDQVPAELITHHINAIQAIVRERTKLDTATMASKLSKQLRGVADEFLLKVNRDRPEHLEAILAPSIVPAE, from the coding sequence ATGACGAAACAGAAGCCCGGGACGATACAGGTCAAGTCGTTCGGCGATCACCACGTGATCACGCAGCCCAATCCGCTCCGCAAGGTATTGCTGCGCGTCCCCGAATCCGACCTCGACGACCCCGTCGGACGCGCGGAAAAGGCGCTCGCCGGACTGTCCGGCGAATTCAAGAACTGGATGACGATCGAGGCCGACCGGCTCTCGGCGGCGCATGCGGTCGTTCTCCGTAACGGCTTCACCGTCGACAACCGCGAAGAGCTGTTTCGCGCCGCCCATGACATCAAGGGCGACGCCGCCACGTTCGGCTTCCCTTCCGCAGGCGCTGCCGCCGAAAGCCTCTGCCGCATCATCGAACACGCGCCCGACCTCGACCAGGTCCCGGCGGAACTGATCACCCACCACATCAACGCCATTCAGGCGATCGTGCGCGAACGCACCAAGCTCGACACCGCCACGATGGCGAGCAAGCTGAGCAAGCAGCTCCGCGGGGTCGCGGATGAATTTTTGCTCAAGGTCAACCGCGACCGCCCCGAGCATCTCGAAGCGATCCTGGCGCCGAGCATCGTTCCGGCGGAGTGA
- the folE gene encoding GTP cyclohydrolase I FolE, producing the protein MDALIKSLRPGKPSEIKPSEVKSPDVAPETRPAELDPAEFLAAAVRADLPRPSRGEAEQAVLTLLSYIGENPGREGLLDTPRRVVEAFDELYQGYHQCPAEVLDRTFGETAGYDDFVLVRDIEFTSQCEHHMMPFYGRAHIAYTPVERVVGLSKLARLTDIFARRLQTQEHLTAQIAAAIDEVLKPRGVAVLIEAEHTCMSVRGVAKHGAMTFTSRFTGMFRDNPAEQQRFLSLVRGPNR; encoded by the coding sequence ATGGACGCATTGATCAAATCCCTCCGCCCAGGCAAGCCTTCTGAAATCAAGCCTTCTGAAGTCAAATCGCCCGATGTGGCCCCGGAAACCCGCCCGGCCGAACTCGATCCGGCCGAATTCCTGGCGGCTGCCGTTCGCGCCGATCTGCCGCGCCCGTCGCGCGGGGAGGCCGAGCAGGCCGTGCTGACGCTGCTCAGCTATATCGGCGAGAACCCCGGCCGCGAAGGCCTGCTGGATACGCCGCGCCGGGTGGTCGAAGCCTTCGACGAACTCTATCAGGGCTACCATCAGTGCCCGGCCGAGGTGCTGGACCGCACCTTTGGCGAAACCGCCGGCTATGACGATTTCGTCCTGGTTCGCGACATCGAATTCACCTCGCAATGCGAGCACCACATGATGCCGTTCTACGGCAGGGCGCATATCGCCTATACGCCGGTCGAGCGGGTAGTGGGATTGTCGAAGCTGGCGCGGCTCACCGATATCTTCGCCCGCCGCCTGCAGACCCAGGAGCACCTGACCGCCCAGATCGCGGCCGCCATCGACGAGGTCTTGAAACCCCGGGGCGTTGCCGTGCTGATCGAGGCGGAGCATACCTGCATGTCGGTGCGCGGCGTCGCCAAGCATGGCGCGATGACGTTCACCAGCCGGTTTACCGGCATGTTCCGCGACAATCCGGCGGAGCAGCAGCGTTTCCTGTCCCTGGTGCGAGGACCGAACCGGTAA
- a CDS encoding transglycosylase SLT domain-containing protein encodes MSVDTTSATAAAGVDPARAKIAGSIKQAASTTGASFEYLLATAKMESNFNPKAAATTSSARGLFQFIDQTWLGTVKEAGAHLGYGNYADAITKNPSGSYSVSDPDAHAAIMKLRDDPEAASSMAAVLTQSNSFKLTGKIGRRPTDAELYMAHFMGVGGAGKLIQNAEDNPNASAARMFPNAAAANQSIFYDRSGQARSVSQVYSVLSTRYVAAANSPVTRTAMAAAGGDLPRRVTIASNAAPAAIDNAAYLSSFPDQRAVTPVAATSQTAAASPEPIFRSLFQAGERTQPISPAVQELWGSSSSLTSASTILSGHKPEVRAPGRLDLFSDRDGTFSS; translated from the coding sequence ATGTCGGTCGACACAACGAGCGCCACGGCTGCGGCAGGTGTCGATCCCGCGCGCGCGAAGATCGCGGGCTCGATCAAGCAGGCCGCTTCGACCACCGGCGCCAGCTTCGAATATCTGCTCGCCACCGCGAAGATGGAATCCAACTTCAACCCGAAGGCAGCCGCCACCACCTCGTCGGCGCGCGGGCTGTTCCAGTTCATCGACCAGACCTGGCTTGGCACCGTGAAAGAGGCGGGCGCCCATCTCGGCTACGGCAACTATGCCGACGCCATCACCAAAAATCCTTCCGGCAGCTATTCGGTCAGCGACCCCGACGCGCACGCGGCGATCATGAAACTGCGCGACGATCCGGAGGCTGCCTCGTCGATGGCGGCGGTGCTGACCCAGTCCAACAGTTTCAAATTGACCGGCAAGATCGGCCGCCGCCCGACCGACGCCGAACTCTATATGGCGCATTTCATGGGCGTCGGCGGCGCCGGCAAGCTGATCCAGAACGCCGAGGACAATCCGAACGCGTCAGCGGCGCGGATGTTTCCGAATGCGGCTGCGGCCAACCAGTCGATCTTCTATGATCGCTCGGGGCAGGCGCGCAGCGTCTCGCAGGTCTATTCGGTGCTGAGCACGCGCTACGTGGCCGCCGCCAATTCGCCGGTGACACGCACCGCCATGGCGGCCGCCGGCGGCGATCTTCCAAGGCGGGTGACGATTGCGAGCAATGCTGCGCCGGCGGCGATCGACAACGCGGCCTATCTCTCGAGTTTTCCGGATCAGCGCGCGGTGACGCCGGTGGCGGCAACGTCGCAGACAGCCGCCGCGTCACCCGAGCCGATCTTCCGCTCGCTGTTTCAGGCCGGCGAACGCACGCAGCCGATTTCCCCGGCGGTGCAGGAATTGTGGGGCAGCAGTTCGTCGCTGACCTCGGCGAGCACCATATTGTCGGGACATAAGCCCGAGGTCCGCGCTCCCGGCCGGCTCGATCTCTTTAGCGACCGCGACGGCACGTTCAGCAGCTGA
- the thrS gene encoding threonine--tRNA ligase, whose amino-acid sequence MDDLDHRNLGVQLKLWHLRDDAPGMVFWHPRGYAVYRALEDYVRRKMRRAGYAEVRTPQLLPKELWGRSGHWDKFGAHMFRVDDGELAMALKPMSCPCHVQIFNKGLRSWRELPIRYAEFGACHRNEPSGSLHGIMRTRAFEQDDAHVFCREQDVEGEVACFIALLGEVYRDLGFPDYEVALATRPAVRAGDDATWDWSEAKLGDAARRCGLAPQINSGEGAFYGPKLEFALRDRLGRSWQCGTVQLDGVLPQRLEASYVAPDGSRARPLMIHHAIFGSLGRMIAILLEHHGGVLPFWLSPDQVAVAPISKDQAGYGADVLAAFWDAGIRAVAYDGADTLSRRIVAAHEMAVPVMAIVGGREMRDGRVSLRERDGSQADVPLAEAVSRLQARARPGALVAEAP is encoded by the coding sequence ATGGACGATCTCGACCACAGAAATCTCGGCGTGCAGCTCAAGCTCTGGCACCTTCGGGACGATGCGCCGGGCATGGTGTTCTGGCATCCGCGCGGCTACGCGGTCTACCGGGCGCTGGAGGACTACGTCCGGCGCAAGATGCGCCGAGCCGGCTATGCCGAGGTCCGGACGCCGCAGCTGCTGCCAAAGGAGCTCTGGGGCCGCAGCGGCCACTGGGACAAGTTCGGCGCGCACATGTTCCGGGTCGACGACGGCGAGCTGGCGATGGCACTGAAGCCGATGTCGTGCCCGTGCCACGTGCAGATCTTCAACAAGGGGCTGCGCTCGTGGCGAGAGCTTCCGATCCGCTATGCCGAGTTCGGCGCCTGCCACCGCAATGAGCCTTCCGGTTCGCTGCACGGCATCATGCGGACGCGCGCCTTCGAGCAGGACGACGCCCATGTGTTCTGCCGCGAGCAGGACGTGGAGGGCGAAGTCGCGTGCTTCATCGCCCTGCTGGGCGAGGTCTATCGCGACCTCGGTTTTCCCGACTATGAGGTGGCGCTGGCGACGCGGCCGGCGGTGCGCGCCGGCGACGACGCGACCTGGGACTGGTCGGAGGCGAAGCTCGGCGATGCCGCGCGGCGCTGCGGCCTCGCACCTCAAATCAACTCCGGCGAAGGTGCGTTCTACGGACCAAAGCTGGAATTCGCGCTGCGCGACCGGCTGGGACGATCCTGGCAGTGCGGCACAGTGCAACTCGACGGCGTGCTGCCGCAGCGGCTCGAGGCGTCCTATGTTGCCCCCGACGGCAGCCGCGCGAGGCCCCTGATGATCCACCACGCCATCTTCGGATCGCTCGGCCGCATGATCGCGATCCTGCTCGAGCACCATGGCGGCGTGCTTCCGTTCTGGCTGTCGCCGGATCAGGTCGCGGTTGCGCCGATCTCGAAAGACCAGGCCGGATACGGCGCGGATGTTCTGGCGGCGTTTTGGGATGCCGGGATCCGGGCCGTTGCCTATGACGGCGCCGATACCCTTTCGCGGCGCATCGTGGCGGCGCATGAAATGGCGGTGCCGGTGATGGCTATCGTCGGTGGGCGCGAGATGAGGGACGGCCGGGTGAGCCTGCGCGAGCGCGACGGCTCACAGGCCGACGTTCCGCTCGCCGAGGCGGTGTCTCGCCTGCAGGCGAGGGCACGGCCGGGCGCCCTTGTGGCGGAAGCCCCGTAA
- a CDS encoding adenylate/guanylate cyclase domain-containing protein: MVVAAIALVCAAASVSPAARPIRGLSLDILTALRWELFGRSQDPVASPAVVVAIDEESLRTPPFKGAPMLTWTGEIGRVLSATLEGGAKVAGFDIVIPASIEQSEIPFGEGMLGEKVRGFDRDFLRALAGAAANGKVVLGETLGNQPVRPSPGQRVAVRQQQNIRPLNVHIDSDDIVRRLPLSFPVNGGTVPSMAVELASRALGAAPEFDERGRLTLAGYRVPGRVPNTMTLNFEGGGGDIPTFSFADLRACAVKNDKDYFRRWFAGKVVVFGTVLDIGDRQQTSKRFATGIEGARAPRCTAESTPVMAGFRISTIAGVYIHATAVNNLILRNAVIEPGPLSRFLISALFAALAAIAAWRLRPLSAALAWAAVIVASVAGATVAFNHALALPIAEPFLASLFALAATIGFRFVVADKDRRLLQKSFALYLAPHVINRMLSSNKLPELGGETRNVTVFFSDIEGFSLIAEKMSPDSLMELMNEYLSAMTDVIERHGGYVDKYIGDSIVAVFGAPADDPDHAANAARAALDCCTQLAELNASSAVFQEFKLAQRIGINSGEALVGNFGSRRRFNYSVMSDAVNLASRLEGANKFYGTTVIASETTVALTGDAFAWRELDAIRVKGRTQALKIYQLLAPSAGLTSSQATLIANYADGLAQWRAREFERAAQYFRRSADIDRPASLFAARARELAQNPPGEDWDPIRTLQEK, from the coding sequence ATGGTGGTTGCCGCCATCGCGCTGGTCTGCGCGGCGGCTTCGGTGTCTCCGGCGGCCAGACCGATCCGCGGGCTCTCCCTCGATATCCTCACCGCGCTGCGCTGGGAGCTGTTCGGCCGCAGCCAGGATCCCGTCGCTTCGCCGGCGGTCGTCGTCGCGATCGACGAGGAAAGCCTGCGCACCCCGCCGTTCAAGGGCGCGCCGATGCTGACCTGGACCGGGGAGATCGGCCGCGTGCTATCAGCGACGCTCGAAGGCGGCGCCAAGGTGGCCGGCTTCGACATCGTGATCCCGGCATCGATCGAGCAGTCGGAGATCCCGTTCGGCGAGGGCATGCTCGGCGAGAAGGTCCGCGGATTTGACCGCGACTTCCTTCGTGCACTCGCCGGTGCGGCGGCGAACGGCAAGGTGGTGCTGGGAGAAACCCTGGGCAACCAGCCCGTCAGACCGTCGCCGGGACAGCGCGTCGCGGTACGCCAGCAGCAGAACATCCGGCCGCTCAACGTTCACATCGACAGCGACGATATCGTGCGGCGCCTGCCGCTGAGCTTCCCCGTCAATGGGGGGACGGTGCCTTCGATGGCGGTCGAGCTGGCCTCGCGCGCGTTGGGCGCGGCACCCGAGTTCGATGAACGCGGCCGGCTGACGCTTGCCGGGTACCGCGTCCCCGGCCGGGTACCGAACACGATGACGCTGAATTTCGAAGGCGGCGGCGGCGACATTCCGACGTTCTCGTTCGCCGATCTGCGGGCATGCGCGGTCAAGAACGACAAGGACTACTTCCGGCGCTGGTTCGCCGGCAAGGTCGTCGTCTTCGGCACCGTGCTCGATATCGGGGACCGCCAGCAGACCTCCAAGCGCTTTGCGACCGGCATCGAAGGCGCGCGCGCACCGCGTTGCACGGCCGAGAGCACGCCGGTCATGGCTGGCTTCAGGATCAGCACGATCGCGGGCGTCTATATCCATGCGACGGCGGTCAACAATCTGATCTTGCGCAATGCCGTGATCGAGCCCGGCCCGCTGTCGCGCTTCCTGATCTCCGCCCTGTTTGCGGCGCTGGCCGCGATCGCGGCGTGGCGCTTAAGACCGCTCAGCGCGGCACTGGCCTGGGCGGCCGTGATCGTGGCCAGCGTTGCCGGCGCTACCGTCGCCTTCAACCACGCGCTGGCGCTGCCGATCGCCGAGCCGTTCCTGGCGAGCCTGTTCGCGCTCGCCGCCACGATCGGATTCCGCTTCGTCGTCGCCGACAAGGACCGTCGATTGCTGCAGAAGAGCTTTGCGCTCTACCTCGCCCCGCATGTCATCAACCGCATGCTGTCGTCGAACAAATTGCCGGAACTCGGCGGCGAAACCCGCAACGTGACGGTGTTCTTCTCCGACATCGAGGGATTTTCGCTGATCGCGGAAAAGATGTCGCCCGATAGCCTGATGGAACTGATGAACGAATATCTGTCCGCGATGACCGACGTCATCGAGCGTCACGGCGGATATGTCGACAAATATATCGGCGACTCCATCGTGGCCGTGTTCGGCGCGCCTGCTGACGACCCTGACCATGCCGCGAACGCAGCGCGCGCCGCGCTGGACTGCTGCACGCAACTTGCCGAACTCAACGCCTCTTCCGCCGTCTTCCAGGAATTCAAGCTGGCGCAGCGGATCGGCATCAATTCCGGCGAGGCGCTGGTCGGCAATTTCGGATCGCGGCGGCGCTTCAATTACTCAGTGATGAGCGACGCCGTGAACCTGGCATCGCGGCTGGAGGGCGCCAACAAGTTCTACGGCACCACCGTCATCGCTTCCGAGACCACCGTGGCCCTTACCGGTGATGCCTTCGCCTGGCGCGAACTCGACGCCATCAGGGTCAAGGGGCGAACCCAGGCGCTGAAAATCTACCAATTGCTGGCGCCGTCAGCCGGGCTGACCTCCTCGCAAGCGACACTGATCGCCAACTACGCCGACGGGCTTGCGCAGTGGCGGGCCCGCGAATTCGAGCGCGCCGCGCAGTATTTCCGCCGTTCGGCCGACATCGACCGGCCGGCGTCGCTGTTTGCCGCGCGGGCCCGGGAATTGGCCCAAAACCCGCCGGGCGAGGACTGGGACCCGATCAGGACGTTGCAGGAAAAATGA
- a CDS encoding iron-sulfur cluster assembly scaffold protein, translating to MLNDIYNKRIIELAGNIPRLGRLPDPHASATAHSKLCGSTVKVDLKMEGPVVTDFAHDVKACALGQASSSIMASHVVGSTASELRELRETVRKMLKENGGPPQGKWADIALLEPVRDYKARHASTMLTFDAVVDAIGQIEAKARQPASA from the coding sequence ATGCTGAACGACATCTACAACAAGCGGATCATCGAACTGGCGGGCAATATCCCCCGCCTCGGCCGCCTCCCCGATCCCCACGCCAGCGCCACCGCCCACTCCAAGCTGTGCGGCTCGACCGTCAAGGTCGATCTCAAGATGGAGGGGCCCGTGGTCACCGACTTCGCCCATGACGTGAAGGCCTGTGCGCTGGGACAAGCCTCCTCCTCGATCATGGCAAGCCATGTGGTCGGCTCGACGGCTAGCGAATTACGTGAATTGCGAGAAACCGTGCGCAAAATGCTGAAAGAAAACGGCGGTCCCCCGCAAGGCAAATGGGCCGACATCGCCCTGCTCGAACCGGTGCGCGACTACAAGGCCCGCCACGCCTCGACCATGCTGACCTTCGACGCCGTGGTCGACGCCATCGGCCAGATCGAAGCCAAGGCCAGGCAGCCGGCGTCGGCGTAA
- a CDS encoding NAD kinase gives MATPKRYDRIAFVASAGTEAQAALAQLVKLYGNHDADDADVVVALGGDGLMLQTLHRHMRSGKPIYGMHRGTVGFLMNEYTTHDLQTRLAAARESLINPLLMRATDIHGTVHLHHAINEVALFRQTNQAAHLRILIDEHERMAELIADGILVATPAGSTAYNLSAQGPILPINAALLALTPISAFRPRRWRGALLPNSAFVVIEVLESEKRPVAAAADHDDVRDVRRVEVLSDKTISMRMLFDPGHSLEERILREQFGS, from the coding sequence ATGGCCACCCCCAAACGATATGACCGGATCGCCTTTGTCGCGAGCGCAGGCACCGAGGCGCAGGCCGCGCTGGCGCAGCTCGTCAAGCTCTACGGCAATCACGATGCCGACGACGCCGACGTCGTGGTCGCGCTCGGCGGCGACGGATTGATGCTGCAGACGCTGCATCGCCACATGCGCTCCGGCAAGCCGATCTACGGCATGCATCGCGGCACCGTCGGCTTCCTGATGAACGAATATACCACGCACGATTTGCAGACGCGGCTGGCGGCGGCGCGGGAATCCCTGATCAATCCGCTCCTGATGCGCGCGACCGACATCCATGGCACGGTGCATCTGCATCACGCCATCAACGAGGTCGCGCTGTTTCGCCAGACCAACCAGGCCGCGCATCTGCGCATCCTGATCGACGAGCACGAGCGGATGGCGGAATTGATCGCCGACGGCATCCTGGTGGCGACGCCCGCCGGCTCCACCGCCTATAATCTCTCGGCACAGGGACCGATCCTGCCGATCAACGCCGCGCTTCTGGCGCTGACCCCGATCAGCGCATTCCGCCCGCGCCGCTGGCGCGGCGCCCTGCTCCCCAACTCCGCTTTCGTGGTCATCGAAGTGCTCGAGAGCGAGAAGCGTCCGGTCGCGGCCGCCGCCGACCATGACGACGTGCGCGACGTCCGCCGCGTCGAGGTGCTGTCCGACAAGACGATCTCGATGCGGATGCTGTTCGACCCCGGCCACAGCCTCGAGGAACGCATCCTGCGCGAGCAGTTCGGGTCCTGA
- a CDS encoding response regulator, whose amino-acid sequence MYRIDFNKLRFLICDDNPHMRRILRTLLHSFGAREAYEAEDGATALEMYSHYVPDIVITDWSMPIFDGLELAQMIRQPESKGNPYAPIIMLTGHSEKRRVTVARDAGVTEFLAKPISAKGLYQRILNVVANPRPFIKTKTYFGPDRRRNTNNAYIGPERRVGGEVEVMQQPSLLDKARSAV is encoded by the coding sequence ATGTATCGCATCGACTTCAACAAGCTGCGATTTCTGATTTGCGACGACAATCCGCATATGCGCCGCATCCTGCGGACGCTGTTGCATTCGTTCGGCGCACGCGAAGCCTATGAGGCCGAGGACGGCGCTACCGCGCTGGAAATGTACAGCCACTACGTGCCTGACATCGTCATCACCGACTGGTCGATGCCGATCTTCGACGGTCTCGAACTGGCGCAGATGATCCGGCAGCCCGAATCGAAGGGTAACCCTTACGCGCCGATCATCATGCTGACCGGGCATTCGGAGAAACGCCGCGTGACCGTCGCACGCGACGCCGGCGTCACCGAGTTTTTGGCGAAGCCGATCTCGGCCAAGGGGCTCTACCAGCGCATTCTCAACGTCGTCGCCAACCCGCGCCCCTTCATCAAGACCAAGACCTATTTCGGCCCCGACCGCCGGCGCAATACCAACAATGCCTATATCGGCCCCGAGCGCCGCGTTGGCGGCGAGGTGGAAGTCATGCAACAGCCGTCGCTGCTCGACAAGGCGCGTTCGGCCGTCTAG
- the yidD gene encoding membrane protein insertion efficiency factor YidD encodes MARPDHSSSPPKHCTDCANTVRDLPRNAGRALIWIYRHTLSPLVGYNCRHLPTCSVYGDEAIERFGLWGGGWMTLARILRCQPFGTSGIDNVPLTKPAGARWYLPWRYGRWRGVNSS; translated from the coding sequence ATGGCGCGCCCAGATCATTCATCGTCACCTCCAAAACACTGCACGGATTGTGCCAACACCGTCCGTGATCTACCGCGCAATGCGGGGCGCGCGCTGATCTGGATTTACCGGCACACGCTGTCGCCGCTGGTCGGCTACAATTGCCGGCATCTGCCGACCTGCTCGGTGTATGGCGACGAAGCGATCGAGCGTTTCGGCCTGTGGGGCGGCGGATGGATGACGCTGGCGCGGATCCTGCGCTGCCAGCCCTTCGGCACATCCGGCATCGACAACGTGCCGCTCACGAAGCCTGCGGGTGCGCGATGGTATCTGCCGTGGCGCTACGGCCGCTGGCGCGGCGTCAATTCCTCATGA